The Mesobacillus jeotgali genome window below encodes:
- a CDS encoding CBS domain-containing protein yields MANNNQNKHKSNHQAGSKNKKNRKPGKNKNSYIRTNPKQQVLDENRLKRVDEKDQKQPKKNGSESGNSSNSAKKEKSNSPSKEIQDNKQTGRRKGSSSASQSKNGSSNGKSNQAKNRNGNGKPSSGQSTNGNGKKRANDDGKKPETRVNTSEEHEVNHKEQSGKFETAFNRIHKALKEMVKGTDSDAFVELLYSGYKNHSLVRKYKSELHQFAKLRNAIVHERVNADYYIAEPHIEVVERIEEICREFEKPQTALSIATSPVFYYYEDAYLKDVLKVINKFDFTRFPVYDKDDKYVALLTSTEIIQWMAKHFSDSVVHFEDVRIKELLTKGKNYFVTFVDEDASLYHIEELFERYHTRGKKLQAVIITETGDRHGKPIGVITPWDLLDSDPED; encoded by the coding sequence TTGGCTAACAATAATCAGAATAAACATAAATCCAATCACCAGGCAGGTTCAAAAAATAAGAAGAATCGCAAGCCTGGTAAAAATAAAAATTCATATATTCGCACAAATCCCAAGCAGCAGGTGTTAGATGAAAATAGGCTGAAGCGAGTTGATGAAAAGGATCAAAAGCAACCGAAAAAAAATGGGAGTGAAAGTGGGAATTCATCCAACTCAGCAAAAAAAGAAAAGTCTAACTCACCGTCAAAAGAAATACAAGACAACAAGCAGACTGGACGCAGGAAGGGTTCCTCTTCTGCCAGTCAATCAAAAAACGGAAGTAGTAACGGTAAATCCAACCAGGCCAAAAACAGAAATGGTAATGGCAAACCATCTTCCGGTCAATCCACTAACGGTAATGGGAAAAAGCGTGCCAATGACGATGGGAAGAAACCTGAAACCCGAGTCAATACTTCTGAGGAGCATGAGGTAAATCATAAGGAGCAATCCGGAAAGTTCGAGACGGCTTTTAACAGGATTCATAAAGCACTGAAGGAAATGGTGAAGGGCACGGATAGCGATGCGTTTGTCGAGCTGTTGTATTCCGGATACAAGAATCATTCATTAGTGCGTAAGTATAAAAGTGAGCTGCATCAGTTTGCCAAGCTTCGCAATGCGATTGTCCATGAACGGGTGAATGCGGATTATTATATTGCCGAGCCCCACATTGAAGTGGTTGAACGGATCGAGGAGATATGCCGGGAGTTCGAGAAGCCGCAGACAGCGTTATCGATCGCGACGAGCCCTGTGTTTTACTATTATGAAGATGCGTATCTTAAAGATGTTCTAAAGGTGATCAATAAGTTTGATTTCACAAGATTTCCTGTCTATGACAAGGATGATAAATATGTTGCCTTGCTGACTTCAACGGAAATCATCCAATGGATGGCGAAGCATTTTTCCGACAGTGTCGTCCACTTCGAGGACGTTCGCATCAAGGAGCTTTTGACGAAGGGAAAAAATTACTTTGTGACCTTTGTCGATGAAGATGCATCTCTGTATCATATTGAAGAATTGTTCGAGCGTTACCATACAAGAGGGAAGAAACTGCAGGCCGTCATCATCACGGAAACCGGTGACCGCCACGGGAAGCCAATTGGCGTGATCACGCCGTGGGACTTGCTTGACAGCGATCCGGAAGATTGA
- a CDS encoding PLP-dependent aspartate aminotransferase family protein, with protein sequence MAKKFETEVLHSVHTKQQGIKSKATPIYQTSAFTFNDLDELEGFYQGEGNYLYSRVGNPNTDELGQAVAALEYAEDGVAASSGLAAILAGVLAVVKSGDHIVAADDVYGGSFHMLKAELERFGIETTFVSFADLKNVEQAIKPNTKLLYTESITNPLLRVEKLEEVIALAKKRNLVVLVDNTFATPLHVRPFTLGADLVVHSATKYIGGHSDVTSGVVVGKKELIAEARARIVNLGANLSPFEAWLTCRGLKTLALRMKAQSENARLLADSLSVHQNVAKVYYPFAEGEKGFGAIVSIELAEHVDADQFFKSLGWIKIVPTLAGVETTVSHPLKTSHRALPPEAQAELGITYRLVRISVGIENSQDIIEQFEAALSAAAK encoded by the coding sequence ATGGCTAAAAAGTTTGAAACAGAAGTATTGCATTCAGTACATACGAAGCAACAGGGAATTAAAAGCAAGGCGACACCGATTTATCAGACGTCGGCTTTTACATTCAATGACCTTGATGAGCTGGAGGGCTTTTATCAGGGGGAAGGGAATTATTTGTATTCTAGGGTTGGCAACCCGAATACGGATGAACTTGGCCAAGCTGTAGCGGCGCTTGAGTACGCTGAAGATGGTGTTGCGGCCTCTTCAGGGCTTGCTGCTATTTTAGCGGGAGTCCTGGCAGTAGTGAAGAGCGGTGATCACATCGTGGCGGCTGATGATGTTTATGGCGGAAGCTTCCATATGCTGAAGGCTGAGTTGGAGCGCTTTGGAATCGAGACGACATTTGTATCGTTTGCAGACCTTAAAAATGTAGAGCAGGCGATCAAGCCGAATACGAAGCTTCTGTATACCGAATCCATCACAAATCCGCTACTCCGTGTTGAAAAATTGGAGGAGGTCATCGCGCTTGCCAAGAAAAGAAATCTGGTTGTTTTGGTGGATAATACATTTGCTACACCGCTGCATGTCCGTCCGTTCACACTCGGAGCCGACCTGGTTGTCCACAGCGCGACGAAATACATTGGCGGCCACAGTGATGTCACTTCAGGTGTCGTCGTTGGCAAAAAGGAACTGATTGCAGAGGCGCGGGCAAGAATCGTGAATCTCGGTGCAAACCTCAGTCCATTCGAAGCTTGGCTCACCTGCAGGGGACTGAAGACCCTGGCACTAAGGATGAAGGCTCAATCAGAGAATGCCAGGCTCCTGGCTGATAGTCTGAGTGTGCATCAGAATGTCGCAAAGGTTTATTATCCATTCGCTGAAGGTGAAAAAGGATTTGGTGCCATCGTAAGTATTGAATTGGCAGAACACGTGGATGCGGATCAATTTTTCAAGTCGCTTGGTTGGATCAAAATTGTGCCAACACTTGCGGGAGTCGAAACGACTGTTTCCCATCCGCTAAAAACCTCTCATCGAGCGCTGCCGCCGGAGGCACAGGCTGAGCTTGGAATCACGTATCGATTGGTCAGGATTTCAGTTGGAATCGAAAACAGCCAGGATATAATCGAGCAATTTGAAGCTGCACTTTCTGCGGCGGCGAAATAA
- a CDS encoding general stress protein, which yields MFEHEKHLVGVYDNEQDAIQAVEDLKRQGYSTDDISVISKNEDEVHDVNEATGTKTEEGLAAGAATGGILGGLTGLLAGIGALAIPGIGPIVAAGPIAATLTGAAVGAGAGGLAGALIGMGIPEDEAERYEGYVKEGKILVVVERDENRVGLNDGATTVDGTRTGNPVDAPLTSDNPANARFDNTRDF from the coding sequence ATGTTTGAACATGAAAAACATCTTGTAGGAGTATATGATAACGAGCAAGACGCAATCCAGGCTGTTGAGGACCTGAAAAGACAGGGATACTCAACTGATGACATCTCTGTTATCAGTAAGAACGAAGATGAGGTTCACGATGTCAATGAAGCAACCGGTACAAAGACTGAGGAAGGTCTGGCTGCAGGTGCAGCAACAGGCGGCATATTAGGCGGCCTTACTGGATTATTGGCAGGCATCGGCGCACTTGCGATTCCTGGTATTGGTCCAATCGTGGCTGCGGGCCCAATCGCTGCGACACTTACAGGTGCTGCAGTTGGCGCAGGTGCAGGCGGTCTAGCCGGAGCACTGATCGGAATGGGTATTCCGGAAGATGAAGCGGAACGTTACGAAGGCTATGTAAAAGAAGGTAAGATTCTTGTAGTTGTCGAGCGTGACGAAAACAGAGTCGGCTTGAATGATGGGGCTACAACAGTTGACGGCACAAGGACTGGAAACCCAGTTGATGCACCGCTGACTTCGGACAACCCAGCCAACGCTCGTTTTGATAACACACGCGACTTTTAA
- the safA gene encoding SafA/ExsA family spore coat assembly protein, which produces MFKKIILALLLLVMALPTISFAQQVHTVQPGDTLWKISVRYQIGLSEIIAANPQFKNPNLIYPGQRVNIPTIRATKSIESQVIQLTNQERAKNGLKPLATDWQLSRVARYKSTDMRDKNYFSHTSPTYGSPFTMMRNFGINYRSAAENIAAGQRTPNEVVQSWMNSPGHRKNILSPAYTHIGVGHVTGGNYGHYWTQMFISK; this is translated from the coding sequence ATGTTCAAGAAAATCATATTAGCTCTGTTATTACTGGTCATGGCGCTGCCAACCATTTCATTTGCACAGCAGGTCCACACAGTACAGCCAGGTGACACTCTATGGAAAATATCAGTCAGGTACCAGATTGGCCTTTCTGAAATCATCGCCGCCAATCCGCAGTTTAAAAATCCGAATTTGATCTATCCTGGCCAGAGGGTGAATATCCCTACAATAAGAGCAACAAAGAGTATTGAAAGCCAGGTGATCCAGCTGACAAACCAGGAACGTGCCAAGAATGGCTTGAAGCCTCTTGCAACTGACTGGCAGCTTTCAAGGGTCGCCAGATATAAGTCAACAGATATGAGAGACAAGAATTATTTCTCCCATACCAGCCCTACATATGGCAGTCCGTTCACGATGATGAGGAACTTCGGAATCAATTACCGAAGCGCTGCCGAGAACATTGCAGCGGGCCAGAGAACACCGAATGAAGTAGTCCAATCCTGGATGAACAGTCCGGGGCATCGGAAGAACATCCTAAGCCCTGCGTATACTCATATTGGTGTCGGGCATGTAACCGGCGGGAATTATGGCCACTACTGGACTCAAATGTTCATCTCAAAATAA
- a CDS encoding flagellar basal body rod protein, producing MKKFGLLVAGFIAAMVLISNLGPLVGLGVSLLVLYFVVKQFLKTDSTAAKIGWGIAGFIILMATASNVPAILGIAAAYVLYLVYKNWDKKEDVIREDNDPFVNFEKQWAQLNNK from the coding sequence ATGAAAAAATTTGGTTTACTGGTTGCCGGTTTCATTGCTGCCATGGTGCTGATATCAAACCTTGGCCCGCTTGTCGGACTTGGGGTCAGCTTGCTGGTGCTCTACTTCGTCGTCAAACAATTTTTAAAGACAGATTCAACTGCCGCAAAGATCGGCTGGGGAATTGCCGGCTTCATCATCCTGATGGCGACGGCTTCTAACGTACCGGCCATCCTTGGAATCGCAGCTGCTTATGTCCTGTACCTTGTTTACAAGAACTGGGATAAAAAAGAAGATGTGATCCGCGAAGACAACGATCCTTTCGTCAACTTCGAAAAGCAGTGGGCACAATTGAATAACAAATAA
- a CDS encoding PspA/IM30 family protein, with translation MANLLTRIKNTVMADLHEALDQKEKKNPIALLNQYLRECESVTEKVRKLLERQGQLKEQFAREHQQALEMAEKRKYQAEVAMRAGENELQEFAQQEQAQYEERSARLKEAMENAIKQQLELERKYEEMKHKLKDMHIRRLELMGRENVTRAHHRMDQVLDNGAYSDKSYSRFTEMETYLDQLEEKVNSTYNRNTIDSRIAQLEKEFKNKETHTIQ, from the coding sequence ATGGCAAATCTATTAACAAGAATCAAAAACACGGTAATGGCAGATCTTCACGAGGCACTTGACCAGAAGGAAAAGAAAAATCCAATCGCGCTTTTGAATCAATATCTTCGTGAATGTGAAAGCGTAACAGAAAAGGTCAGAAAGCTGCTTGAGCGCCAGGGACAGTTGAAGGAACAGTTTGCCCGCGAACATCAGCAAGCGCTTGAGATGGCTGAAAAAAGGAAGTATCAAGCAGAGGTGGCAATGAGAGCTGGTGAAAATGAACTCCAGGAGTTTGCACAGCAGGAGCAGGCACAGTATGAGGAGCGTTCAGCCAGACTGAAGGAAGCCATGGAAAATGCTATCAAACAGCAGCTCGAGTTAGAGCGGAAGTATGAAGAGATGAAGCATAAGTTAAAAGATATGCACATCCGCCGTCTTGAATTGATGGGCCGTGAAAATGTAACAAGGGCTCACCATAGAATGGATCAAGTGCTGGATAACGGTGCTTACTCTGATAAATCCTATTCAAGGTTTACAGAAATGGAAACATATCTTGACCAGCTGGAGGAGAAAGTGAACAGCACCTACAACCGCAATACAATCGACAGCAGGATTGCCCAGCTCGAAAAAGAGTTCAAAAATAAAGAAACACATACTATTCAATAG
- the liaF gene encoding cell wall-active antibiotics response protein LiaF — MLNNMKSDYISWIVITGLILLLLEVSFFNEGLIFSLLASGAMIYFGRSLMPKKSGKVLFWAGLFFFLSSVFSMMTFRFFLLAVLIYLAYQFAQSKKKPEVITPVLQEPEIETRKEMLIEKPPLFKNRLFGHQETPSHVYEWNDVNIQTGIGDSVIDLSLTVLPKGETVIFIRNVIGTVKVYVPYDLEVTLRHSSVIGSAEVFEHEEGRMLNQSLYVQTPGYDEAEQKVKIFTSMLVGNIEVKRI; from the coding sequence ATGTTGAACAACATGAAAAGTGATTATATCAGCTGGATTGTGATTACAGGACTCATATTGCTATTGCTCGAAGTTTCATTTTTTAACGAAGGACTGATTTTCTCCCTTCTCGCAAGCGGGGCGATGATTTACTTCGGCCGCTCTTTAATGCCGAAAAAGTCAGGAAAGGTGCTGTTCTGGGCAGGTTTGTTCTTTTTCCTGAGCAGTGTCTTCAGCATGATGACGTTCAGATTCTTCTTATTGGCCGTGCTGATCTATCTTGCCTATCAATTCGCACAGTCGAAAAAGAAGCCAGAAGTGATCACGCCAGTTTTACAGGAGCCTGAAATAGAAACCAGGAAGGAAATGCTGATCGAAAAGCCTCCTCTTTTCAAGAATCGTTTGTTTGGGCATCAGGAAACGCCCTCACATGTTTATGAGTGGAATGATGTCAATATCCAGACGGGGATTGGCGATAGTGTGATCGACCTGAGCCTGACAGTGCTGCCAAAGGGAGAAACCGTCATTTTCATCCGCAATGTCATTGGCACTGTAAAAGTGTATGTGCCATATGATTTGGAAGTAACCCTCCGGCATTCGTCTGTGATCGGTTCTGCGGAAGTGTTTGAGCATGAGGAAGGAAGGATGCTGAACCAAAGCCTGTATGTACAGACTCCAGGCTATGATGAGGCAGAGCAGAAAGTGAAAATTTTCACCTCGATGCTTGTTGGTAATATCGAGGTGAAACGCATATGA